The genomic stretch CACTGACCTGGATGCTGTCGAAGGAGGCCTTGTTGGTAACGTCATAGAGCAGCAGCAGTGCTGGGGGCAGAGGGCCAGTGAGGACACCTGCAGAGCCCACAGCGGCTCCccatcaccctcaccctcacgcaTCGCACCCTTCACACTTATGCCCACTCACACCCAGGGTGCCCTCCTCCAAGCAGAAGCCTAGGGAGTGTGGCCCCGACTCCCTGGAGCTAGGGTACGGTGCCCATGAGCTCACCATGAGCGTCTCGGTAGTAGGCATGGGTGACGCTGCGGAACCTTTCCTGGCCAGCCGTGTCCCAGATCTGCAGCAAGGGCATAGTGCAGCTGTCAGGGCTGCCCAGTCCTTCCCAGGTGCCCCCTGCCctcaattccccctcccccagtcaccTCTCACCTGTAGCTTCACCTTCATGCCATCCACATCCAGAACTTTGTTCTGAAACACAACCAGCCAGCTCCAAGGAGGGCCCAGGGCCGAGTGCACCATCCTAGGCAGCAGCTAGACCGGTGCCACCCTccggtgggggggcggggggggagagGCAGGCAGTGCCAGGCCAGGACTGAGCCTGGGACTGAGGGGCCCCCGGTTTGCCCCTGAATTCATTATCCCGGGCCTCAGCTGGCTCTGCCTCCAGGGCACACCTTGTTCTCGTCCGACTACCTCACTGCCCTCTACCTACAGATAAAGCTTCCCCTTGAATCCAAGTCCTGGTGTCCACCCAGCTCTCCCCCATACCTCCTACACCTCCTGCTGCTGAGCCCCTCCTGGTGACCCGTGCACAGAGGGTGCCCAGGCTGCCCCCGCTCAGCTGGCTGTCCTGATGGACTGGAAGGTTGCTGCCCTCCATGGCCAGCTGTGTCCATTCTGGGCCAGGTGGTTCTTCCTCTGCCCATCCTGGAGGGCTGACACACAGCCCCACCAGCTCCCTGCCCTGGAGGGCCCCTGGTCACCACCCACCCCAGTCACTCACGGAGTCCTGTTGCTCTGCACCCAGCCcgtcccctctctctcctttacCCCAGCTGACCTCCCGCTGGTGTCCAGCCCCGGTGGCTTCCCCGAGCCTACTTGCCTGTTCAGCTTCACACTGCACGCCTCCTCCCTGCACTCTGCTCCTAGGTCTCAAggccctgctccagccccttcTCCTAGGCCACCAGCACTTCTCACAGCTCTGCACACACTGCTCCTTTTCCTTAGAGCCACTTGCAGGATTTATTTGAAGTCACCCACCGTGTGACCCCAGGCCCATTACTaacactgtgcctcagtttccccagccaCAAATGGGGGTAGCCAGGGTGCTTATCACGTGGCTGCCCCGATTACTTCGTGAGCTACTATATGCAAAGCACTGAGAAATGAGTCTGGCCTGGTACGAGCTAAAGTGTTTGTTGTAATTTGAAAGCCTCTTCCCGCTCCGATGGCAGCTGCCTGAGGATAGGGCTCCATGCAGTAAGCACAGAGCCCAGAACTTGGCCTGGTACACAGTGGGTGCTCATTATGTGCTTGCTTGCTGGCTGATGATGCTCCCTAGCCAGGCCCTCCTAGTTCAGGACTAGAGCAGGGAGTGGCTCAACTCCGGTTCCTATCtgctggggtggggacaggagcTGCTAACCAGCAGCTGAGGCCCCCGGCGGTGGAAACAGCACCACCTCCCTCTTCACCCAGCGCCTGCTGTCAGGGTGCTTCTGGGTCTCCAGGGAACTGGGTGCAGCCATCTGCCCCGctgcagggaggctggggaggacaTCCCGCCTTCCCTGGCACCCTGAACAGGGCTGCGAACCACACAGCCTCACCACCTGCCTCAGAGCCAAGAGGGAGGTGAGAAGGGGGGAGGTGAGGCCAGAACAGGCAGAGGACTGGGCCTAAACCTCCCCCTTCTGTCACCTCAACCCTTACTTCATCCCAGAGGACTTGAGGGGCTCTGCCCCCACAGACAGGGTAGAGAATGGCTCCCCAGACTGGAGGGAGCCCCCCCTTCCCAGTCCCCAGAAGGGGCCTCCCTGCCAGCTTTCTGCTGACTGGGTCTAATTAAAGggtgagaaaaatgcaaatttgggATTTGCTGAGAACACATCACCTCAGCACGTGGAATTTAGACTGATGCCTGAGCCCTGCAGGCCTAAGGCTGTGGCCCCCATCATTCCCCTGTGACCCCACAGGCTGCTTGGGGTGCTGGAGGGCTCTTGGGGAGTCAAGAGTACAGGGACCTCCCCCAGAAGGACCCCAGGACATAGCCCTCTAGCCGGGGGTGAGGTGGTGAGAGGGCTCCGCCAGGGAAAGCAGCCAGGTGGGAACATTTCCCGTAAGCCTCATAACCCAAGGGCAGGGACTTCTCCCTGGctctgagaccaggtgtgtgctTCAGTGCCACAGCCATCTGTCTGGTACGGACTGGGCAGGCCACCTGGCACCTCAGGGCCCCTCTGTACAGTCGGGCAGCGATGCTGGCCTCCTGAGTGGACACGGGTCTTGAGTTCCCATGGGGACACCAGCATCCACCACCCCCAATGCACAAGATACAGCCCCCAGGGTTGTGCCAACCCCAGGCACAGGGGTACCACTCTGCTTCGATTGTATACAGCCACCACCTCTCTCCAGGACCTTGAGATGTCGGGAGGCAGGCAGCTTGGTGGTTAAGGCATCCCACCTCAACCACCTTGACCGTGGGAGCCAGGTGGTCCAGCCAGGAGCTCCACCACATGAACCTGTCAGTGCCACAGATAATGGAGAACCAGCTGCCCAGGGGTGTTCTGAGCAGCTATTAGCTGGTGTTGGGGGCCCAGGGCATGGGCTGGGCCCAGTTAGTGCTCGGGACATCAGCCTCCACTCTTACCCGGAAGTCGATGCCCACAGTGGAGATGAAGGTCCCTGCCAGGAAAGCCCCATCCTTAAAGCGCACGAGTAAGCAGGTCTTCCCCACGCCTGAGTCTCCCACCAGCATGACCTGGGGCACAAAGAAAGAGCAGAGGGGACCTGGGTGCTGGCCCACCCGGAGGGGTGTCTGGTCCTCCCTGAGCTGGCCTGGTCAGATGGGCTGTGGGTGAGGGTCAGGAGTGGAGGGAGGTATCCTAAGTCTGCAGGTtcagcagggcctgggggagacACAGGGcctggacttccagcttccaccTCTAGAAGGTTCTGTCCCCTCTCCTGAACATTGGCCTGTCTCCATCAGTGGGGAGTGGGAGTAGCTGCCTCCATCCAGGGTGGTACCTGGACACCATGCTTGGTCTGGAAGGGGAGCATTTGGGGCTTAGTGGGGAGCAGAACCTGAGGGTTGGCCGCTGGGAGGCCTGGGTGGGGGACCTCTGTGCCAGGGGGCTTCTTCCAATCCCAGCAAGGCTCTAGAGGAATTTGCCAAGTGAGGGTCAGATCTTGACATGAGGAGAGGCTCAGACCACGTCTGTGGACAGGGAGGGGCAGTCaggcctccctctccttctcccctcccccagcctgttgCCAAAGGCTCCAAAACCCAAAGATGGGcctgccacccccgcccccacaaTTCACAAGCTTCTGCCTTGGCCTGAAGGAGGCCCCAGCATTCCCCACCAAACTGGCAAACCTCTTCTTAGTCTCGCCTCCTAAAGAGAAGAGACCAAAAGACCCTGGGGGTGAGAGAAGGCAGCATATGGGAAATGATGAGcgtgggtgggggcaggagcaTAAGGGAACAGGGAGAGGACACCTGCCAAGCTCTGACTTCCGCAGGACCCCTTGTCCGGCCATGCCAGctaggtggggggtggggagggggagggggaggggcaggccctGCCATATGTTGGGTATCCCAAGCCCGGGTTtgacagctgtgtgtgtgtgtgtgtgatgcaccGCGCCAGCCATGCCAACTGCAGCTGCGGGGTGCCGCTCGAGCCAGCTCCTCGCCGAAGGTCTGCAGGGCCCTGCACCCTTTCCCCGGACCCCCTCCCCACTCGGCTCCGGCCGGACGCCACCTGCTGCGCTCGCGTGGGGCTGGGGGTGCCCGGCTCACCTTGAAGGCGACGTCGTAGAAGTCGCCGCCGCCGCCAAGCGAAGACCGGCCGGGCTGCGGGGGCCCGTTGGGAGGTGCGTCGGGGCCAGGGCGCGCAGTCCCGGGGCGCACGGGCCGGGACCCGTGGGTGGCGGGCAGTGCGGAGGTAGCGGGCGCGCTACCCCCCTTGCTCTTGGGGGTCTTTTTCCTGGACATGACAGGCGGGCTGGCGGGCGCTCAGTACGTTCCCGCTGCAGCCGCCGCGCCCCAGGACACCCTGCTCCCCGCGCCCTCGGAGCCAGACCCAGACCCTAAGCCGAAACCGTCCCGCGGCGGCTGCAGCTACCTCCCCGGCGCCCTGCTCcgcgccgccccgcccccgccgccccacAGCCCCGCAGCCACTCAGGCCCGGCCTCCCGCCGCAGCTACCAATGGCCGCTCTCGGGCGGGGCCATGCAAATGAGATGGCCTCCCCGGGGGCGGGGTCAGGAGGTCCGGGCCCTGCCCTGGGTGCTCGGGGTCCGAGCGCCTCTTTCCATTGGGGGCAGCTACCTCCCTGCCCTAGGGCCAGCGACGCCCTTCCATATCTGCATCGGGCCTGGGTgcgggtggggggcggtgggtgagggagggagtACCCGGCGTCCTGTCGTTCCTCTGCTGGCTGTGCACCGCCCCGCCCGGCTCTGCCCCTTGCCCAGTGACCCCCACTGGACTGCCTCCGGGCCTGAGACGAGGAGAGTGCCGTGAGACCTGAGGCACTGAGGCAGTGGACCTGCGTGGGATGGGCACCCTGGGATTCTGTCCCTTCTCCGCCGGAGATGCCACCTGGCCTGCTGCGGCACCGAACCCCTCCCTTCCAGGGCAGGAGGGTCCAGGAAGCTCCAACACTCGGGCTTGGCAAACAAACCCGGGTGCGCCCCGCCGCTTGGGGCTCAGCTGACAGCTGGGTATCAGAGACAGGACATAGCTGCCAGGCTGAGCGGCAGGGCTGAGCCGGCCGGGCTGGGCCGGCAGGGCGCTCTACCCCGCAGCTTCTGCCTGCTGGGCTGAAGCTTCAGGATCCTTGGGGAAAGGGAAGTCACTGTCACAGACAGCAGCAGGCCCTCTGAGAGTCCCCTCCCCTGGGGTTCTGCCCTCAGGGATCTGGGAGGTGAAGGAGGTGGGAGGCCACTCTGCCAGGCTGTGGCTGTCTCCTTGGCTTACCAGTGCTTTCAAGTGCTGATAATCCAACCCTACGCTGGTCCCTGGTGGACTCCTCTCCAGGACCTGGCACCTGCTCCCCTCCTGGACTTCCTGGGGCTCTGTCCCAGG from Balaenoptera acutorostrata chromosome 15, mBalAcu1.1, whole genome shotgun sequence encodes the following:
- the RAB26 gene encoding ras-related protein Rab-26 isoform X4 translates to MSRKKTPKSKGGSAPATSALPATHGSRPVRPGTARPGPDAPPNGPPQPGRSSLGGGGDFYDVAFKVMLVGDSGVGKTCLLVRFKDGAFLAGTFISTVGIDFRNKVLDVDGMKVKLQIWDTAGQERFRSVTHAYYRDAHGVLTGPLPPALLLLYDVTNKASFDSIQAWLTEIQEYAQHDVVLMLLGNKEYGLPFMETSAKTGLNVDLAFMAIAKELKQRCMKAPSEPRFQLHDYVKREGRGASCCKP
- the RAB26 gene encoding ras-related protein Rab-26 isoform X5, coding for MSRKKTPKSKGGSAPATSALPATHGSRPVRPGTARPGPDAPPNGPPQPGRSSLGGGGDFYDVAFKVMLVGDSGVGKTCLLVRFKDGAFLAGTFISTVGIDFRIWDTAGQERFRSVTHAYYRDAHALLLLYDVTNKASFDSIQAWLTEIQEYAQHDVVLMLLGNKVDSAQERVVKREDGEKLAKEYGLPFMETSAKTGLNVDLAFMAIAKELKQRCMKAPSEPRFQLHDYVKREGRGASCCKP
- the RAB26 gene encoding ras-related protein Rab-26 isoform X2 — translated: MSRKKTPKSKGGSAPATSALPATHGSRPVRPGTARPGPDAPPNGPPQPGRSSLGGGGDFYDVAFKVMLVGDSGVGKTCLLVRFKDGAFLAGTFISTVGIDFRNKVLDVDGMKVKLQIWDTAGQERFRSVTHAYYRDAHALLLLYDVTNKASFDSIQAWLTEIQEYAQHDVVLMLLGNKVDSAQERVVKREDGEKLAKEYGLPFMETSAKTGLNVDLAFMAIAKELKQRCMKAPSEPRFQLHDYVKREGRGASCCKP
- the RAB26 gene encoding ras-related protein Rab-26 isoform X3 encodes the protein MSRKKTPKSKGGSAPATSALPATHGSRPVRPGTARPGPDAPPNGPPQPGRSSLGGGGDFYDVAFKVMLVGDSGVGKTCLLVRFKDGAFLAGTFISTVGIDFRIWDTAGQERFRSVTHAYYRDAHGVLTGPLPPALLLLYDVTNKASFDSIQAWLTEIQEYAQHDVVLMLLGNKVDSAQERVVKREDGEKLAKEYGLPFMETSAKTGLNVDLAFMAIAKELKQRCMKAPSEPRFQLHDYVKREGRGASCCKP
- the RAB26 gene encoding ras-related protein Rab-26 isoform X1 translates to MSRKKTPKSKGGSAPATSALPATHGSRPVRPGTARPGPDAPPNGPPQPGRSSLGGGGDFYDVAFKVMLVGDSGVGKTCLLVRFKDGAFLAGTFISTVGIDFRNKVLDVDGMKVKLQIWDTAGQERFRSVTHAYYRDAHGVLTGPLPPALLLLYDVTNKASFDSIQAWLTEIQEYAQHDVVLMLLGNKVDSAQERVVKREDGEKLAKEYGLPFMETSAKTGLNVDLAFMAIAKELKQRCMKAPSEPRFQLHDYVKREGRGASCCKP